Proteins encoded within one genomic window of Streptomyces sp. NBC_01314:
- a CDS encoding glycoside hydrolase family 1 protein, with protein sequence MPAVNVTADGLRFPDGFLWGASTAAHQIEGNNVNSDWWHMEHSGGSVAEPSLDAADSYHRWREDMDLLARLGFTDYRFSIEWARIEPIPGHFSKAEIAHYRRMVDGALERGLRPMVTLHHFTVPHWFAERGGWTAKGAVERFERYVQATAPIIGEGVRHVCTINEPNMIAVAGAIRELGTEAPPTAGLVLPDKATTDALIKAHHRARAAVKAISDDIQVGWSIANQVYQALPGAEATTAAYSHPREDVFIEAARDDEWIGVQSYTRTRITTDGPLPAPDDAERTLTGWEYYPQAIGHALRHTAEIVGDVPLIVTENGIATDDDTRRIAYTTGALQEISAAMEDGLDVRGYLHWSALDNYEWGSYKPTFGLIAFDPDTFERTPKPSAAWLGGLARTGLLPRAS encoded by the coding sequence ATGCCCGCCGTGAACGTCACCGCCGACGGTCTCCGCTTCCCCGACGGCTTCCTGTGGGGAGCCTCCACCGCCGCCCACCAGATCGAGGGCAACAACGTCAACAGCGACTGGTGGCACATGGAGCACAGCGGCGGCTCTGTCGCCGAACCCAGCCTCGACGCCGCCGACAGCTACCACCGGTGGCGCGAGGACATGGACCTGCTGGCCCGGCTCGGCTTCACCGACTACCGCTTCAGCATCGAATGGGCCCGCATCGAGCCCATACCCGGCCACTTCTCCAAGGCGGAGATCGCCCACTACCGGCGCATGGTCGACGGCGCGCTCGAACGCGGCCTGCGCCCCATGGTGACCCTGCACCACTTCACCGTGCCGCACTGGTTCGCCGAGCGGGGCGGCTGGACCGCCAAGGGCGCCGTCGAACGGTTCGAGCGGTACGTACAGGCCACCGCACCGATCATCGGCGAGGGCGTACGGCACGTGTGCACCATCAACGAACCCAACATGATCGCGGTCGCCGGAGCCATCCGCGAACTGGGCACCGAAGCACCTCCCACGGCGGGACTCGTGCTGCCCGACAAGGCCACCACCGACGCCCTGATCAAGGCACACCACCGCGCGAGGGCCGCAGTCAAGGCGATCTCCGACGACATCCAGGTCGGCTGGTCCATCGCCAACCAGGTCTACCAGGCCCTGCCGGGCGCCGAAGCCACCACCGCCGCCTACAGCCACCCCCGCGAAGACGTCTTCATCGAAGCCGCCCGCGACGACGAATGGATCGGCGTCCAGTCCTACACCCGCACCAGGATCACCACCGACGGCCCCCTCCCCGCCCCCGACGACGCCGAACGCACCCTCACCGGCTGGGAGTACTACCCGCAGGCCATCGGACACGCGCTGCGCCACACCGCCGAGATCGTCGGCGACGTCCCCCTGATCGTCACCGAGAACGGCATCGCCACCGACGACGACACCCGCCGCATCGCCTACACCACCGGAGCACTCCAGGAGATCTCCGCCGCCATGGAGGACGGCCTCGACGTACGCGGCTACCTCCACTGGAGCGCCCTCGACAACTACGAATGGGGCTCCTACAAGCCCACCTTCGGCCTCATCGCCTTCGACCCCGACACCTTCGAACGCACCCCCAAACCCTCCGCGGCCTGGCTCGGCGGCCTCGCCCGCACCGGCCTACTGCCCCGAGCCTCCTGA
- a CDS encoding OmpA family protein: protein MRGRRPVLRVLLLLAALAACTLTACGSGPAPTPLTIAVTGSMAEPAPWAPVLEDLAVRHGLRALDPGDGKVSVVVSTNPQVTEVDLTPLRDAREVEQDQATARERVLAKAAKLRSALTGGRPAADGLDLLGTYRRALRATPDGGTVVLVSSGVQTADPLDLRTLGWNFDPDTVLRDLKSRALVPDASGRHVEFVGLGIAYGTQPELPLPAAQRITALWRAVCQASGAASCTVRDDDVPRLMSSSQRPVPVVPVGATPTSCKGTYVVPTSVTFAADDAHLKADADRYLRPIADSLEHCGADVVVRITGHTAQVGTAASGFALSTQRARAVGDRLVRLGVSPALIGSVEGAGSTRPRVDNMPGGVFAEQLARQNRRVEITVTPKEGPDPS, encoded by the coding sequence ATGAGGGGGCGCCGGCCGGTACTGCGTGTCCTGCTCCTGCTTGCGGCCCTCGCCGCCTGCACCCTCACCGCCTGCGGATCCGGGCCCGCCCCGACGCCGTTGACCATCGCCGTCACCGGCAGCATGGCCGAACCGGCGCCCTGGGCCCCGGTACTGGAAGACCTCGCCGTACGCCACGGCCTGCGCGCACTCGACCCCGGCGACGGGAAGGTCTCCGTGGTCGTGTCGACCAACCCGCAGGTGACCGAGGTCGATCTGACCCCCCTGCGCGACGCGCGGGAGGTCGAACAGGACCAGGCCACCGCCCGGGAGAGAGTCCTGGCCAAGGCGGCGAAGCTGCGCTCGGCACTGACCGGGGGCCGGCCGGCGGCGGACGGCCTGGACCTCCTGGGCACCTACCGCCGGGCCCTGCGCGCCACCCCCGACGGCGGCACGGTCGTCCTCGTGTCGTCGGGCGTCCAGACCGCCGATCCACTGGATCTGCGCACGCTCGGCTGGAACTTCGACCCCGACACCGTCCTGCGGGACCTGAAGAGCCGCGCACTGGTGCCCGACGCGTCCGGCCGGCACGTCGAGTTCGTCGGCCTGGGCATCGCCTACGGCACCCAGCCCGAGCTGCCGCTGCCGGCGGCGCAGCGGATCACCGCGCTGTGGCGGGCGGTGTGCCAGGCCTCGGGGGCGGCCTCGTGCACGGTGCGCGACGACGACGTGCCACGGCTGATGTCGTCGTCGCAGCGGCCCGTCCCGGTGGTGCCGGTCGGTGCGACCCCCACCTCCTGCAAAGGCACCTACGTGGTGCCGACGTCGGTGACGTTCGCCGCGGACGACGCGCACCTCAAAGCCGACGCCGACCGTTACCTGAGACCGATCGCGGACAGCCTCGAACACTGCGGCGCCGACGTCGTCGTACGGATCACCGGCCACACCGCCCAAGTGGGCACGGCGGCGAGCGGCTTCGCCCTGTCCACCCAGCGGGCGCGGGCCGTCGGCGACCGCCTCGTCCGGCTCGGTGTCTCCCCCGCCCTCATCGGCTCGGTCGAGGGGGCCGGTTCCACCCGTCCCCGCGTCGACAACATGCCCGGCGGTGTCTTCGCCGAGCAACTCGCCCGCCAGAACCGGCGGGTGGAGATCACCGTCACCCCGAAAGAAGGACCCGACCCGTCATGA
- a CDS encoding aspartate aminotransferase family protein, translating to MNKAPRVGRRVWGDEDEVVASAMDYAWRRIMQAPDPVTGARPARDLTVAAGAAITPRGIGGAAVLELFDQVLAPATRAQNGPTNLAYIPAAPTRAALAFEAVTAAANIFAGTWEAGAGAIHAENEALTWLTQLLGWPPAAAGCFVSGGTLGNLSALITARAAAGASRGRPADGWKIVCADSAHSSIASAARAMDAEIVTAPVDRRGHLTGSAVNAVLESTTGVFAVVATAGTTNAGLIDDLDNIADACERHHVWLHVDGAYGGAGLAAPSVRHLYTGIERADSFIVDPHKWLFAPYDCCALLYRDPAPARAAHRQSAHYLDAIDRDVHNPADLALHLSRRARGLPFWFSLAVHGTDLYAHAVERTLATSRLVSDAIRASDHLRLTIDPELSVVLFERPGWDPQDYASWSARAAETGAVLCVPTLWNGATVLRMAFVNPDTRADDVINTLRTLR from the coding sequence GTGAATAAGGCTCCCCGTGTCGGCCGCCGGGTATGGGGGGACGAGGACGAGGTCGTGGCGAGCGCCATGGACTACGCGTGGCGGCGCATCATGCAGGCTCCGGATCCGGTGACAGGCGCCCGCCCCGCCAGGGACCTCACTGTCGCGGCCGGTGCGGCCATCACCCCCCGGGGAATCGGCGGAGCCGCGGTCCTCGAACTGTTCGACCAGGTCCTGGCGCCCGCCACGCGCGCCCAGAACGGGCCGACGAACCTCGCGTACATCCCGGCAGCGCCTACTCGTGCCGCACTCGCCTTCGAGGCGGTCACCGCAGCGGCGAACATCTTCGCGGGAACCTGGGAAGCGGGAGCCGGCGCCATCCACGCCGAGAACGAGGCGTTGACCTGGCTCACCCAGCTCCTCGGATGGCCCCCCGCCGCGGCAGGATGCTTCGTCAGCGGCGGCACCCTGGGCAACCTCTCCGCTCTCATCACGGCCCGCGCCGCCGCCGGCGCCTCGCGGGGCCGGCCGGCGGACGGCTGGAAGATCGTGTGCGCCGACAGCGCCCACTCCTCGATCGCATCCGCCGCCCGCGCGATGGATGCGGAGATCGTCACCGCGCCGGTGGACCGGCGGGGGCACCTCACCGGATCCGCCGTGAACGCGGTCCTGGAGTCCACCACCGGCGTCTTCGCCGTGGTCGCAACGGCCGGGACCACGAATGCCGGCCTGATCGACGATCTCGACAACATCGCCGACGCGTGCGAACGCCACCACGTGTGGCTGCACGTCGACGGCGCCTACGGCGGAGCGGGCCTGGCGGCGCCCAGCGTGCGGCATCTCTACACCGGCATCGAACGCGCCGACAGCTTCATCGTCGATCCTCACAAATGGCTCTTCGCACCCTACGACTGCTGTGCACTGCTCTACCGGGATCCGGCCCCGGCGCGCGCCGCGCACCGTCAGTCGGCGCACTATCTCGACGCCATCGACCGCGATGTCCACAATCCGGCGGACCTGGCCCTGCACCTCAGCCGCCGTGCCCGCGGTCTGCCGTTCTGGTTCAGCCTGGCCGTCCACGGAACCGACCTGTACGCGCACGCCGTGGAACGGACGCTGGCCACCAGCCGACTGGTCAGCGACGCCATACGCGCCAGTGACCATCTACGCCTGACAATCGATCCCGAGTTGTCCGTCGTGCTCTTCGAACGGCCGGGGTGGGACCCGCAGGACTACGCGTCATGGTCCGCCCGGGCTGCCGAAACGGGCGCCGTCCTGTGCGTGCCGACCCTCTGGAACGGCGCGACGGTTCTGCGCATGGCCTTCGTCAACCCGGACACCCGCGCCGACGACGTCATCAACACGCTCCGCACACTCCGCTAG
- a CDS encoding sensor histidine kinase, with translation MSLSQQDRLSLVDFLPAQDRPTGPWGQILWDLTAPAPMSLWSTRVTAARIHRYDRVRPFATRGFLLAVLAVLLGLADGTRPVVWALLSVGVVQTLLEIHLHGQAHGGARSQFALVRLLLDWQDNWQWERTLLNATGVLGGIAVPANVIAVLFFTGPGDPGWVKVAALAVALAYANSGIFHVLTDGTYYSANQSLPRFLVSLRAYGWLLVTGVLVAVVGLSVHLGRWSPQMEPLAWAACVLPYLVGMKARDCDRLLRASGEEVAVAMNEARSRLAQDFHDMHTGARSLFRSLADDEAVSAQVRVDAADFAPMITLVKEMADESAWDAGDKEIALEAVIEQLARDHTLRITTELRLGELRAANRELVRQLITTVVSNAAQAMARHEIHDRPVTVSGQVSDGMIHLSIRDPLPLIQDTSWCVDGSTLAFMRDRLRRLGGDITQSAVAGGKEIRSVWSVRPPRLKRESTR, from the coding sequence ATGTCGTTGTCCCAGCAAGACCGGTTGTCGCTCGTCGACTTCCTGCCCGCGCAGGACCGGCCAACCGGTCCGTGGGGCCAGATCCTGTGGGACCTGACCGCGCCCGCCCCGATGAGCCTGTGGTCGACGCGGGTGACCGCGGCCCGTATCCACCGCTACGACCGTGTCCGGCCGTTCGCGACCCGCGGGTTCCTGCTCGCCGTGCTCGCCGTGCTGCTCGGCCTCGCCGACGGCACCCGGCCGGTCGTGTGGGCTTTGCTGTCGGTCGGCGTGGTGCAGACACTGCTGGAGATCCACCTCCACGGCCAGGCGCACGGCGGCGCCCGCTCACAATTCGCCCTGGTCCGGCTGCTGCTCGACTGGCAGGACAACTGGCAGTGGGAGCGCACGCTGCTCAACGCCACCGGGGTGCTCGGCGGGATCGCCGTGCCCGCGAACGTGATCGCCGTGCTGTTCTTCACGGGCCCCGGCGACCCGGGCTGGGTCAAGGTCGCCGCCCTGGCGGTCGCGCTCGCCTACGCCAACTCCGGCATCTTCCATGTGCTCACCGACGGCACCTACTACTCGGCCAACCAGAGCCTGCCCCGGTTCCTGGTCAGCCTGCGGGCATACGGCTGGCTGCTGGTGACGGGGGTGCTCGTGGCCGTGGTGGGACTGTCGGTGCATCTCGGGCGGTGGAGCCCGCAGATGGAGCCGCTGGCGTGGGCGGCGTGCGTACTGCCCTACCTCGTGGGCATGAAGGCGCGCGACTGCGACCGGCTCCTGCGGGCGAGCGGCGAGGAGGTGGCCGTGGCGATGAACGAGGCCCGCAGCCGGCTGGCGCAGGACTTCCACGACATGCACACCGGGGCCCGCTCGCTGTTCCGGTCCCTGGCCGACGACGAAGCGGTCAGCGCCCAGGTCAGGGTCGATGCCGCCGACTTCGCACCCATGATCACCCTGGTCAAGGAGATGGCCGACGAGAGTGCCTGGGACGCCGGGGACAAGGAGATCGCCCTGGAGGCGGTCATCGAACAACTCGCACGCGACCACACCCTGCGCATCACCACCGAGTTGCGGCTCGGCGAGCTGCGCGCCGCCAACCGGGAGCTCGTGCGACAGCTGATCACCACGGTCGTCAGCAACGCCGCCCAGGCCATGGCGCGCCACGAGATCCACGACCGGCCGGTCACGGTGTCGGGCCAGGTGTCGGACGGCATGATCCACCTCAGCATCCGCGATCCGCTCCCGCTGATTCAGGACACCTCGTGGTGCGTGGACGGCAGCACACTGGCGTTCATGCGGGACAGGCTGCGACGCCTCGGTGGCGACATCACGCAGTCCGCGGTGGCCGGCGGCAAGGAGATCCGCAGCGTATGGAGTGTCCGCCCCCCGAGGCTCAAGAGGGAGTCCACCCGATGA
- a CDS encoding acyl-CoA dehydrogenase family protein, whose translation MSLMDLLDSASASAAQGVPVTAEDVLARARALAPRLRERSQEMENGRRLPPDVVDLLRGTGVFRMAVPRAWGGPELDAVEQTEVIEALATGDASAAWCAMIGMDTPIYAGFLGEDVARRLLADPDAVTAGAIMPMGRAERVPGGYRVTGQWRFGSGITHSTWVVGGVLVTRDGELEAGPAGAPGNWRIVVAPVGDFLVQDTWYSTGLAASGSRDYRADDLFVPEEYTFSFAAPRITGAAATADAVLRNMPGVPLGVARAAIDHIRQMAATRVDSATGMPWSETYRVQTVVARAEMDLSAARYAVYGSLREQWEILEAGDVPTREEQAATVLARLNAFRTARSVVSELFDLAATAAVYRPSVLDRWLRDLNTMCQHVIAQDQVLQSAGALLLGGTLHNAFSVGVVHGGAGLLHGGG comes from the coding sequence ATGAGCCTGATGGATCTGCTGGACTCCGCCTCCGCCTCCGCGGCGCAGGGGGTCCCTGTCACGGCGGAGGACGTTCTGGCGCGGGCGCGGGCCCTCGCGCCGAGGCTGCGGGAACGCTCGCAGGAGATGGAGAACGGCCGGCGACTGCCGCCCGACGTGGTCGATCTGCTGCGTGGGACCGGGGTGTTCCGGATGGCCGTGCCCAGGGCGTGGGGTGGTCCCGAGCTTGACGCGGTCGAGCAGACGGAGGTCATCGAGGCTCTTGCCACGGGGGACGCGTCCGCCGCCTGGTGCGCGATGATCGGTATGGACACTCCGATCTACGCGGGTTTTCTCGGTGAGGATGTGGCGCGCCGACTGCTGGCCGATCCTGATGCCGTCACCGCCGGTGCGATCATGCCGATGGGCCGGGCCGAGCGGGTGCCGGGCGGCTACCGGGTGACCGGGCAGTGGCGTTTCGGCAGTGGCATCACCCACAGCACCTGGGTCGTGGGCGGTGTTCTGGTCACGCGGGACGGCGAGTTGGAGGCCGGTCCGGCCGGTGCGCCGGGCAACTGGCGGATCGTCGTGGCGCCCGTGGGGGACTTTCTGGTCCAGGACACCTGGTACAGCACGGGTCTGGCCGCCTCCGGCAGCAGGGACTACCGCGCGGACGACCTGTTTGTGCCGGAGGAGTACACGTTCAGTTTCGCGGCGCCCCGGATCACCGGGGCCGCGGCCACCGCGGACGCGGTGCTGCGGAACATGCCTGGTGTGCCGCTGGGCGTGGCTCGCGCGGCGATCGACCACATCCGGCAGATGGCTGCCACCAGGGTCGACAGTGCCACCGGGATGCCGTGGTCGGAGACCTACCGTGTCCAGACGGTCGTCGCGCGGGCCGAGATGGATCTGTCGGCGGCCCGGTATGCCGTCTACGGCAGTCTGCGTGAGCAGTGGGAGATCCTTGAGGCCGGGGATGTGCCGACCCGTGAGGAGCAGGCGGCTACGGTGCTGGCGCGGTTGAACGCCTTTCGTACTGCCCGGTCGGTGGTGTCGGAGCTGTTCGACCTGGCGGCTACGGCCGCTGTGTACCGGCCTTCCGTGCTGGACCGCTGGCTGCGGGATCTGAACACGATGTGCCAGCACGTCATCGCCCAGGACCAGGTTCTGCAGTCCGCCGGTGCTCTGCTGCTGGGCGGCACTTTGCACAATGCCTTCAGCGTGGGCGTCGTTCATGGTGGTGCCGGCCTCCTCCA
- a CDS encoding Lrp/AsnC family transcriptional regulator, producing the protein MRNVDALDARILLALDADPRATTIALADRLGLARNTVQARLKRLEEDGRLKEPSRRVDPAALGYPLLALITMSISQRVGQPTQEAILRIPEVVELLVTTGDGDLLARVVARDTEDLHRITNLLLEAPGVVRSNTTIVLLEVQPFSVQSLLQRHAGP; encoded by the coding sequence ATGCGAAACGTCGACGCCCTCGACGCCCGAATCCTCCTGGCGCTCGACGCGGATCCACGGGCCACAACGATCGCTCTGGCCGACCGGCTCGGTCTGGCCCGCAACACCGTGCAGGCCCGTCTGAAGCGACTTGAGGAAGACGGCCGACTGAAGGAGCCCAGCCGGCGCGTGGACCCCGCAGCTCTCGGCTACCCCCTGCTGGCCCTGATCACGATGTCGATCAGCCAGCGCGTGGGGCAGCCCACCCAGGAGGCGATCCTGCGCATCCCCGAGGTGGTCGAACTGCTCGTCACCACGGGCGACGGCGATCTCCTCGCCCGTGTGGTCGCCCGGGACACCGAGGACCTGCACCGCATTACGAACCTGCTGCTCGAAGCGCCTGGCGTGGTCCGTTCCAACACCACCATCGTCCTGCTGGAGGTACAGCCCTTCAGTGTCCAATCCTTGCTGCAACGACACGCCGGCCCCTGA
- a CDS encoding zinc ribbon domain-containing protein: MSRKLPLAGGEIARTACARGLLRTGVEEKTGELLSAAVLAERVGWAADLVSGMVAALLAEHWNAADVDVLAAGEDAAGRPLPSNAWMALRRLGWTAGPAGGIRVNDRIVRIAQEAAGRTLRAAKWRADLTAGVLATWPADPARRTPKEWDRVRAAVPGGEYLPSSVIKGRTRQITAFVKQHGRMPVNVFEVEAAPRIARMLLLSACDQQQATLERADEPGRALLRLQLPTRPDPRSYKDWTWISCPLSLPPTVPAGAVLHLPTLRIHRGRVRADLAYTHAVPRTQRSGHAVALGVDWGLNTLLSAGAARLHADGTITALGGGGMFRAAGVLAKQHRLRRQGEQLHTKAGHYQRLIAEDEQHALTARHQVLAEEIRHVSGRRSNLNDALARAGARWAVDQALAAGASLIYVEDLRSMEARGMGRTMNTRLSQAVRGQIVDRMRHLAAETGIAVVTVPARNTSKHCPQCLEVLRHRKAPDRPTIAGWKWALCGSCGWQGDRDAGAWKRIAARGLTHQTKTVTDRTTGAMAIRTVTDKLEAGAVITPAPKTSRTDRSKTGPTRHRTTRPTPRRRRTPSPTGPSGPAGQRPEGHSPTLDFARAGGPPSRTADGCPAQPTGTRA; the protein is encoded by the coding sequence GTGAGCCGGAAACTGCCGCTCGCCGGGGGCGAGATCGCCCGTACCGCGTGCGCCCGTGGTCTGCTGCGTACCGGTGTGGAGGAGAAGACGGGTGAGCTCCTGTCCGCTGCGGTGCTGGCAGAGCGGGTGGGCTGGGCTGCTGATCTGGTGTCGGGCATGGTCGCCGCGCTGCTGGCCGAGCACTGGAACGCCGCCGATGTGGACGTGCTGGCCGCCGGTGAGGACGCCGCGGGCCGCCCGCTGCCGTCGAACGCCTGGATGGCCCTGCGCCGCCTGGGCTGGACGGCTGGCCCGGCCGGGGGCATCCGGGTCAATGACCGCATCGTGCGCATCGCCCAGGAGGCGGCCGGGCGCACGCTGCGTGCGGCGAAGTGGCGCGCCGACCTGACCGCCGGAGTGCTCGCGACCTGGCCCGCCGACCCCGCCAGGCGCACCCCCAAGGAGTGGGACCGGGTGCGTGCGGCGGTGCCCGGCGGGGAGTACCTGCCGTCCAGCGTCATCAAGGGCCGGACCCGGCAGATCACCGCGTTCGTCAAGCAGCACGGCCGGATGCCGGTGAACGTGTTCGAGGTGGAGGCCGCGCCCCGCATCGCACGGATGCTGCTGCTGTCCGCCTGCGACCAGCAGCAGGCCACCCTCGAACGCGCCGACGAGCCGGGCCGGGCGCTGCTGCGGCTGCAACTGCCCACCCGCCCGGACCCGCGGTCCTACAAGGACTGGACGTGGATCTCCTGCCCGCTCAGCCTGCCGCCGACGGTCCCCGCGGGTGCGGTGCTGCACCTGCCCACCCTGCGCATCCACCGGGGCCGGGTGCGGGCCGACCTCGCCTACACCCACGCCGTCCCCAGGACGCAGCGGAGCGGACACGCAGTCGCGCTCGGCGTGGACTGGGGACTGAACACCCTGCTGTCCGCCGGGGCCGCCCGGCTGCACGCCGACGGAACCATCACCGCCCTCGGCGGCGGCGGCATGTTCCGGGCGGCTGGTGTTCTTGCCAAGCAGCACCGGCTGCGCCGCCAGGGCGAGCAGCTGCACACCAAGGCCGGTCACTACCAGCGGCTCATCGCCGAAGACGAACAGCACGCCCTGACGGCCAGGCACCAGGTCCTGGCCGAGGAGATCCGGCACGTGTCCGGGCGCCGGTCGAACCTCAACGACGCCCTGGCCCGGGCTGGTGCACGGTGGGCTGTCGATCAGGCTCTCGCCGCCGGCGCGAGCCTGATCTACGTGGAGGACCTGCGCTCGATGGAGGCCCGGGGCATGGGCCGCACGATGAACACCCGGCTCTCCCAGGCCGTGCGCGGGCAGATCGTGGACCGGATGCGGCACCTGGCCGCCGAGACCGGTATCGCTGTGGTCACCGTCCCGGCCCGCAACACCTCGAAGCACTGCCCGCAGTGCCTGGAGGTGTTGCGGCACCGCAAGGCCCCCGACCGGCCCACCATTGCGGGCTGGAAGTGGGCCCTGTGCGGCTCCTGCGGCTGGCAGGGCGACCGCGATGCGGGCGCCTGGAAGCGCATCGCCGCCCGCGGCCTGACTCACCAGACCAAGACCGTCACCGACCGCACCACCGGTGCCATGGCCATCCGCACCGTGACCGACAAACTCGAAGCGGGCGCGGTCATCACACCCGCGCCGAAGACCAGCCGGACGGACCGGTCCAAGACCGGACCCACCCGGCACCGCACCACACGTCCGACGCCCAGGCGACGCCGGACACCCTCCCCCACCGGCCCTTCGGGTCCGGCGGGCCAGCGTCCGGAGGGACACTCCCCCACTCTCGACTTCGCTCGAGCGGGGGGACCCCCATCACGGACCGCAGACGGCTGCCCCGCGCAGCCGACCGGCACCAGGGCGTGA
- a CDS encoding FAD-binding oxidoreductase, with product MTVRSVTDLQPEASAGAGVEVVLDRAARVVGADRVTRSWDGSGGGPASVLGPNAGLYRARDVHGVVRPRTAEEVQRVVGLFADGGARVPLHVFSTGGNWGLGSREPAGDGAVVLDLSGLDRIRGIDVARGWAVVEPGVSQARLAKLLQGTERMVNVTASSAHTSVVGNALDRGVGLRHQRTEDLTGVEVVLPSGELIRVGWWPEPGWATPVHVHGLGPSLVQLFVQSSLGVVTAATVRLLPRPEALRVVRLNFTPDKVRCATAEVRRWVSQGLTRGVVKMYDETAARAYAGPAGQYLVHVCVDGTAEAVDALSGIIVAEAVRSGLFSAVSDTDATDPAAGNHDGAVRVERAYAGDPDTTDTLFEAKTGLPAGRFDEEGGFLLFLPLVPFTGPALERAHELVGQVRGESGIRCGVTFNALNADVVDCVVTMGFARDAEQAARAHGALERLYELFTAEGFVPYRLDIEHSGWAGRLTPGVGARAFARRLKDAVDPHHVIAAGRYA from the coding sequence ATGACCGTTCGTTCTGTGACCGATCTGCAGCCCGAGGCGTCCGCCGGTGCGGGCGTGGAGGTTGTGCTGGACAGGGCCGCACGCGTCGTGGGCGCCGACCGGGTCACACGTTCTTGGGATGGGAGCGGTGGGGGGCCGGCCTCCGTGCTGGGGCCGAACGCCGGGTTGTACCGGGCGCGGGATGTCCATGGTGTGGTGCGTCCGCGTACCGCCGAGGAGGTGCAGCGGGTCGTCGGGCTGTTCGCGGACGGCGGGGCCCGCGTTCCTCTGCATGTTTTCAGTACCGGGGGCAACTGGGGACTGGGTTCGCGTGAGCCTGCCGGGGACGGGGCGGTCGTGCTCGATCTGTCCGGTCTCGACCGGATCCGCGGCATCGACGTGGCCCGGGGCTGGGCTGTGGTGGAGCCCGGTGTGAGCCAGGCCCGGCTCGCGAAGCTCCTGCAGGGCACCGAACGCATGGTGAACGTGACCGCTTCCTCCGCGCACACCAGTGTGGTGGGTAACGCCCTGGACCGTGGTGTGGGGCTGCGCCACCAGCGCACGGAGGATCTGACGGGCGTTGAGGTCGTTCTGCCGAGCGGTGAGCTGATCCGGGTCGGCTGGTGGCCCGAGCCCGGCTGGGCGACCCCGGTCCACGTCCACGGTCTCGGTCCTTCGCTGGTGCAGCTGTTCGTCCAGTCCAGTCTCGGGGTGGTCACCGCGGCCACGGTGCGGCTGCTGCCGAGGCCCGAGGCGCTGCGGGTGGTCCGGCTCAACTTCACTCCCGACAAGGTGCGGTGCGCGACCGCGGAGGTGCGCCGCTGGGTGAGCCAGGGCCTGACCCGTGGCGTGGTGAAGATGTACGACGAGACCGCGGCCAGGGCCTATGCCGGCCCGGCCGGGCAGTATCTGGTGCATGTGTGTGTCGACGGGACCGCTGAGGCGGTGGACGCGCTGTCCGGGATCATCGTCGCCGAAGCGGTGCGGTCCGGTCTGTTCAGCGCGGTGTCGGACACCGACGCCACCGATCCGGCCGCCGGCAACCACGACGGCGCCGTACGGGTGGAGCGGGCCTATGCCGGTGACCCCGACACGACGGACACCCTGTTCGAGGCGAAGACGGGCCTGCCCGCCGGCCGGTTCGACGAGGAGGGCGGCTTTCTGCTCTTTCTGCCGTTGGTTCCCTTCACCGGGCCGGCGCTGGAACGGGCTCATGAGCTGGTCGGGCAGGTGCGCGGGGAGAGCGGGATCCGCTGCGGTGTCACGTTCAACGCTCTCAACGCCGATGTCGTCGACTGTGTCGTGACGATGGGGTTCGCCCGTGACGCCGAGCAGGCCGCGCGCGCTCATGGGGCTCTGGAGCGGCTCTATGAGCTCTTCACGGCCGAGGGGTTCGTTCCCTACCGCCTCGACATCGAGCACAGCGGCTGGGCCGGCCGGCTGACCCCGGGGGTGGGGGCGCGGGCGTTCGCCCGGCGGCTGAAGGACGCCGTCGACCCCCACCATGTCATCGCCGCCGGGCGGTACGCGTGA